One Echinicola strongylocentroti DNA window includes the following coding sequences:
- a CDS encoding alkaline phosphatase D family protein yields MKRRHAVKAIALSSVAPHVLLAGGAMNKAKGRPIALAKNKSHESPWHLWPNMKWIGPGYWGNRLQDWEIRDGQATCVVHGKNRTLYTLSHELGDQEGRFEVVVTMDWFGEGESAKPSAYAGFRIGAKGKMDDYRSAVVFGKGLDVGVRGDGTLFIGDSEGDQEVSSVSLNRPLRLKLEAEPNAGLYDFKLTALSEEDVLAVHQVGGIASKAVSGGLALVAHFPDESKQELENPSVAFSHWELKGSKVLQFDDREFGPICFAQYTLHDKVLKLNAQLAPVEDVSGHKIWLKVRKDGKWKTIQEGTVDPMGRVVPFRVENWEASEAVSYQVHLELPLLEEVKVFTYEGTIAKEPVGESQVKMAVFSCNADYGFPDGEVSDHVSMHQPDLAVFLGDQFYEGTGGFGIQTSPIEKASLDYLRKWYMFGWSYSEIFRHIPSAFIPDDHDVYHGNVWGEGGKHAPSDEGWGYVAQDQGGYKMPPEWVNMVQRTQTGHLPDPYDPSPVKQGIGTYYTDWIYGGVSFAILEDRKFKSAPQNVLPKEAKVKNGFIQNPDFDIKKHYAVEAELLGKRQLEFLENWTVNWPRSVQMKAVLSQTNFCTVATLPEGSIIDSIVPKLPIPAPGEYVTGDEPTSDMDSNGWPQKGRDEALRIIRKSFALHIAGDQHLASVVHYGVDDFGDAGFAFAGPALNNLFPRRWWPKLTGDHQSIPGKPKNTGDFHDGFGNKMTVHAVANPSQSGREPALIYDRATGYGIVTFDKAARTMVMECWPRYEDPNKNPNGQYEGWPIKINQDDNYARGVYGYLPLLKIEGQPDPVLKLVNEGTGETEYCLRIKGNSFRPKVFEDGKYTAVINEMESGTSKVLKGLTPTNDQEEVRVISFG; encoded by the coding sequence ATGAAAAGAAGACATGCTGTAAAAGCGATTGCCTTAAGTTCTGTTGCTCCACATGTTTTATTGGCTGGGGGAGCAATGAACAAGGCGAAGGGGAGACCTATAGCCCTCGCTAAGAATAAAAGCCATGAAAGCCCTTGGCACCTCTGGCCAAACATGAAGTGGATTGGTCCGGGATATTGGGGAAACAGGCTTCAGGACTGGGAGATTAGGGATGGGCAGGCCACCTGTGTGGTTCATGGTAAAAATAGAACCCTGTACACATTGTCCCATGAATTAGGAGATCAAGAAGGCCGGTTTGAGGTCGTTGTAACAATGGACTGGTTTGGAGAAGGCGAGAGCGCCAAGCCAAGTGCATATGCTGGTTTTCGCATTGGGGCAAAAGGTAAAATGGATGACTACCGATCAGCTGTGGTATTTGGCAAAGGCCTTGATGTAGGTGTCAGAGGGGATGGAACACTGTTTATTGGCGACAGTGAAGGAGACCAAGAAGTAAGCTCGGTAAGCTTGAATCGACCTTTGAGGCTGAAATTAGAAGCAGAACCCAATGCGGGGCTTTATGATTTTAAGTTGACAGCTCTTTCGGAAGAAGATGTGTTGGCTGTTCATCAGGTTGGGGGCATTGCATCTAAGGCGGTGTCAGGAGGATTGGCGTTGGTGGCTCATTTTCCCGACGAGTCCAAACAGGAGCTGGAAAACCCATCGGTGGCCTTTTCCCATTGGGAGCTGAAAGGAAGCAAAGTTTTACAATTTGATGATCGTGAATTTGGGCCTATTTGCTTTGCCCAATATACCCTTCATGATAAGGTGCTTAAACTGAATGCCCAGCTTGCTCCAGTGGAAGACGTTTCTGGCCATAAGATATGGCTAAAAGTTAGAAAGGATGGAAAGTGGAAAACCATTCAGGAAGGCACAGTGGATCCCATGGGGAGGGTGGTGCCTTTTAGGGTAGAAAACTGGGAGGCATCCGAGGCTGTTTCCTATCAGGTACATCTTGAGCTGCCACTTTTAGAGGAGGTTAAGGTCTTTACATACGAGGGGACTATTGCCAAAGAACCTGTAGGTGAGTCCCAAGTGAAAATGGCCGTATTCAGCTGTAATGCTGATTACGGCTTTCCAGATGGGGAGGTAAGTGATCATGTGTCCATGCATCAGCCAGACCTTGCGGTCTTTTTAGGTGATCAGTTTTATGAAGGCACGGGAGGATTTGGGATACAAACTTCCCCCATAGAGAAGGCTTCTTTGGACTATCTCCGAAAATGGTACATGTTTGGCTGGTCGTACTCGGAAATATTCCGTCATATTCCCAGCGCTTTTATCCCTGACGATCATGATGTCTATCATGGGAACGTGTGGGGTGAAGGAGGAAAACACGCTCCATCGGATGAAGGATGGGGGTATGTGGCTCAAGACCAAGGTGGGTATAAAATGCCACCTGAGTGGGTGAATATGGTGCAGCGTACCCAAACAGGGCATTTGCCTGATCCCTATGACCCCAGTCCGGTGAAACAAGGAATTGGCACCTATTATACCGATTGGATATACGGCGGAGTAAGTTTTGCGATTTTAGAAGACAGAAAATTCAAGTCTGCGCCACAAAACGTCCTTCCAAAAGAGGCAAAGGTTAAGAATGGTTTTATACAAAACCCTGATTTTGATATTAAAAAACACTATGCTGTCGAAGCAGAATTACTGGGAAAGAGACAGCTGGAATTTCTTGAAAATTGGACTGTAAACTGGCCAAGGTCAGTGCAGATGAAGGCCGTTTTGTCCCAAACTAATTTCTGTACTGTAGCTACATTGCCTGAAGGCAGTATTATTGACAGTATAGTCCCAAAACTGCCTATTCCAGCGCCGGGAGAGTATGTCACGGGAGACGAGCCTACCTCGGACATGGATTCCAACGGATGGCCACAAAAGGGAAGGGATGAAGCTTTGAGAATTATCAGAAAGTCTTTTGCCTTACACATAGCAGGCGACCAGCATTTGGCCAGCGTCGTGCATTATGGCGTGGATGACTTCGGAGATGCTGGTTTTGCCTTTGCAGGGCCAGCACTCAACAATCTTTTTCCGAGGAGGTGGTGGCCCAAATTGACCGGAGATCATCAGTCCATTCCAGGAAAACCAAAGAATACTGGTGATTTTCATGATGGATTTGGAAATAAAATGACCGTTCATGCAGTGGCCAACCCTTCCCAAAGTGGAAGAGAGCCTGCTCTTATTTATGATAGGGCGACTGGATATGGGATAGTGACATTTGACAAGGCTGCAAGAACCATGGTGATGGAATGTTGGCCCCGGTATGAGGATCCAAATAAAAATCCAAATGGCCAATATGAGGGTTGGCCAATTAAAATTAATCAAGATGATAATTATGCCAGGGGAGTTTATGGGTACCTTCCATTACTGAAAATAGAAGGCCAGCCAGACCCTGTTTTAAAACTGGTCAATGAAGGTACCGGTGAGACGGAATACTGTTTAAGAATTAAAGGAAATAGTTTCAGGCCAAAGGTATTTGAAGATGGAAAATACACCGCAGTGATCAATGAAATGGAATCAGGTACGTCGAAAGTGCTGAAAGGATTGACACCAACCAATGATCAAGAAGAGGTCAGGGTGATTTCCTTTGGATGA
- a CDS encoding RagB/SusD family nutrient uptake outer membrane protein, which produces MTFPKIILDNIKHSFTSPVVLSIVLLLTISCEDKLSQYPSDAFAQENFWKTESDALIALTGMYRGSIEFGTQVVPSDWWTYCGIVFLELATDNAYDRRGDNSTINRLTNGTLLPNNNVINGYWEGSYKRIAICNDFLENIGGVNMSTEKIQRMTAEARFLRATQYFYMSQFWGSVPLVTETLTPEEANNVMKEEKSVIVKFVMDELSAAVQDLPAYGELQSSEIGRASKQAALAFLGRMYLSEEMFTEASGVYKQIIDLGDNEIDPDYQSLFNPNGENSTENIFSSQFTPGQAPNALPQHSYPAIAGGWHFVNPLGSLTDAYGFDDGSPLSYEDPRFNYDNMGENRDPRFRYNFLWNNSTFGSNVYNCHPDAVSSVDQLTYSKQATRSGYGLRKFFDESFSGNLRNDYGGNIPIIRYAEVLLSYLEAELEAGNPITQELLDLTINAVRGRASVGLPPIEETNAEALRPILRNERRIELAFEGIRLWDIFRWEIGGEVLVGDFWGAPFPDSEKYATTSKKLDPAYRWYVTSKNFRPGVDDQWPVPETEVNINPSLGQ; this is translated from the coding sequence ATGACATTTCCCAAAATAATACTTGATAATATAAAACATAGTTTTACATCCCCGGTGGTTTTGAGCATTGTTCTGCTCTTGACCATTTCCTGTGAGGATAAACTTTCCCAATACCCATCAGACGCTTTTGCCCAAGAGAACTTTTGGAAAACCGAATCGGACGCTCTGATTGCTTTGACCGGTATGTACCGTGGGTCCATTGAGTTTGGTACACAAGTCGTGCCCAGTGATTGGTGGACATATTGTGGAATCGTGTTTTTGGAGTTGGCTACTGACAATGCTTATGATCGTCGAGGAGATAATTCGACTATAAACAGATTGACCAACGGTACCTTGCTGCCCAATAATAATGTCATTAATGGGTATTGGGAAGGATCCTATAAAAGAATTGCGATATGTAACGATTTTCTGGAAAATATAGGGGGCGTAAATATGTCCACAGAGAAAATCCAACGCATGACTGCCGAGGCCAGGTTTTTACGGGCAACCCAATATTTTTACATGTCTCAGTTTTGGGGGTCGGTGCCTTTGGTGACGGAGACCTTGACACCAGAGGAAGCCAATAATGTAATGAAAGAGGAGAAGTCGGTTATTGTGAAATTTGTCATGGATGAACTTTCCGCAGCGGTTCAAGACCTGCCGGCCTATGGGGAACTACAGTCCTCAGAAATAGGAAGGGCCAGCAAACAGGCGGCATTGGCATTTCTGGGCAGGATGTACCTTAGTGAGGAAATGTTTACAGAAGCTTCAGGGGTCTATAAGCAAATTATCGATTTGGGAGACAATGAAATTGATCCTGACTACCAATCCTTGTTTAACCCCAATGGAGAAAATAGTACCGAAAATATTTTCAGCTCACAATTCACTCCGGGGCAGGCACCAAACGCTTTGCCGCAACATAGTTATCCGGCCATTGCTGGGGGATGGCATTTTGTCAATCCTCTGGGCAGCTTGACTGATGCCTATGGTTTTGATGATGGAAGCCCTCTTTCCTATGAGGACCCAAGGTTCAATTATGATAATATGGGAGAGAACAGGGATCCTCGATTTAGGTATAATTTCCTGTGGAACAACAGCACCTTTGGCTCAAATGTATATAACTGTCACCCTGATGCGGTCAGTTCGGTAGATCAGCTCACTTACTCAAAGCAAGCCACCAGAAGTGGGTATGGTCTAAGGAAGTTTTTTGACGAATCCTTTTCTGGAAATCTAAGGAATGACTATGGAGGAAATATTCCAATTATTCGATATGCGGAAGTATTGCTGAGCTATCTAGAAGCGGAGCTGGAAGCGGGAAACCCTATTACCCAGGAATTGCTTGACTTGACTATCAATGCGGTCCGTGGACGCGCTTCGGTGGGGCTTCCTCCGATTGAGGAGACCAATGCGGAGGCTTTACGTCCGATCTTGAGAAATGAAAGAAGGATAGAGTTGGCCTTTGAGGGGATACGCCTATGGGATATTTTTAGGTGGGAAATTGGTGGAGAAGTGTTGGTTGGGGATTTTTGGGGTGCTCCTTTTCCCGATTCTGAAAAATACGCCACTACCTCCAAGAAGCTCGACCCAGCCTATAGATGGTATGTGACCTCTAAGAACTTTAGGCCCGGGGTGGATGACCAATGGCCTGTCCCAGAGACTGAGGTGAATATCAACCCTAGTCTTGGCCAATAA
- a CDS encoding TonB-dependent receptor — translation MKLTLILVMVGVMKVSASAYSQNVKLKLDLHQASIEQVFEEIKNQSEFSFLYRSDLIKEIPKVDINLNKASLEKVLDQLLIPYSFVYEIHNKTVIIRKKEKTKKDEENLQQKIDLIDVTGTVTDENGQPIPGATVQVQGTTRGSVTDIDGKYSIEVEEGAVLIFSFIGYQQQMVEVGNQTVLNISLSPDMKSLDEVVVVGYGTQKKVNVIGSVSQISSESIENRPVPNATQALAGQMPGVTVIQRSGRPGESSGSIRVRGVGSFGATPDALVIIDGIPGTLDDINPNDIKSVSVLKDASSAAIYGARAANGVILVTTKSGSESKLTVSYNGYVGFNEATELPDLVNSWEYAEMYNIASGSNSYTEEDIEKYRNQSDPDNYPNTRFLDELFSRKGVQTGHTISLNGGGDIHKYFLSAGYLGQQGIIEKNNYNRYNIRLNLESDLAENLTMTTRLFGTYEERNEPQATANKGGELSDQLIQNSLRYPAVYLGQASNGDFGIGPESGGTPVSWLQSASYLKNPESRMGVNIRLAWEPIKGLVLTGIGGYNFTLLEERSYLASQRLNDEVYLAQSYLNQYSNKEVYKTTQFLAEYTKEINNNPLDLLVGYSFENQILSYFNGYRQDFPSNDYTVLGMGGADNQLSGGYDDEWAIQSLFSRVRYNHDEKYLVEATVRYDGSSRFPESNKYALFPSMALGWRLSEENFFQNVNWVSDLKLKASWGVLGNQNIGNYPYQRVLQSGRNYPIGGGIATGAAYSTYKDANIKWESTTTTDVGFEAGFLEGKLTLNATYFNRATTDILFQPSASVSTVLGVSMSETNTGEAKNSGFEFDLGYRNSSGDFEYSFAGNFSLINNEVVTLGLGNVEQPNGFVGNGSNLFIGYPMEMYYGYQSDGVFLNPEDIGDWADQTAVNPNPQEGDIRYMDISGPDGVPDGQVDPTYDRTYLGSRIPKYTFGFSFGLKYKSFDFSALMQGAAGVKGLLNNYAGWAFYNLGNIQRWQMEGRFDPNNPQRYPDYPRLEVITNSGTPNTVLSDFWVMNAAYLRVKNLQLGYTLPEAAVERIGLQNARLYLSGENLLSFNSYRQGWDPEINTSGAYYPILATYTLGVNIKF, via the coding sequence ATGAAGCTCACCCTGATTCTAGTGATGGTGGGAGTGATGAAAGTCTCGGCAAGTGCCTATTCACAAAATGTGAAACTCAAACTGGATTTACATCAAGCCTCTATAGAGCAAGTGTTTGAAGAAATTAAAAACCAAAGTGAATTTAGTTTCTTATATCGCTCGGATCTGATCAAAGAAATCCCAAAAGTGGACATCAACTTGAATAAAGCAAGTTTGGAAAAGGTATTGGATCAGCTTTTGATCCCTTATTCATTTGTCTATGAAATCCACAATAAGACTGTAATCATTAGAAAAAAAGAAAAAACTAAAAAGGATGAAGAAAATTTACAACAAAAGATAGACTTGATTGACGTCACCGGAACCGTCACTGACGAAAACGGGCAGCCTATTCCAGGTGCCACGGTACAAGTACAGGGTACCACGCGGGGCAGTGTGACGGATATTGATGGGAAATACAGTATTGAGGTAGAAGAGGGAGCGGTTCTTATTTTTAGTTTTATCGGCTACCAACAGCAAATGGTGGAAGTAGGTAATCAGACAGTGCTCAATATCTCTTTGTCACCAGATATGAAATCGTTGGACGAGGTGGTAGTGGTCGGTTATGGTACCCAGAAAAAAGTCAATGTGATTGGGTCCGTTTCTCAGATTTCATCCGAGAGCATTGAAAACCGACCTGTACCGAATGCAACCCAAGCCCTAGCGGGGCAGATGCCTGGAGTTACTGTTATCCAGCGCTCCGGTCGTCCCGGCGAAAGTAGTGGATCCATTCGTGTAAGGGGAGTTGGTTCTTTTGGGGCTACTCCGGATGCCCTAGTGATCATCGATGGGATACCTGGCACCTTGGATGATATCAACCCAAATGATATCAAGTCAGTTTCGGTGTTAAAAGACGCCTCCTCTGCAGCTATTTATGGGGCAAGAGCAGCAAATGGTGTTATCCTGGTAACTACAAAAAGTGGTAGCGAAAGTAAATTGACAGTAAGCTATAATGGTTATGTTGGTTTCAATGAAGCTACAGAGCTGCCTGACTTGGTCAACTCGTGGGAGTACGCAGAGATGTACAATATTGCTTCAGGAAGTAACAGTTATACCGAGGAGGATATTGAAAAATACCGAAATCAATCTGACCCAGATAATTATCCCAACACCCGTTTTTTGGATGAATTGTTTTCCAGAAAAGGAGTACAAACCGGTCATACAATTAGCCTGAACGGTGGAGGCGATATACACAAATATTTTTTATCTGCGGGATATCTTGGGCAGCAAGGGATCATTGAAAAGAACAATTATAACCGATATAATATCCGGTTGAATTTGGAAAGTGACCTCGCGGAAAACCTTACAATGACCACCAGGTTGTTTGGTACCTATGAAGAGCGAAATGAACCCCAGGCTACAGCCAATAAAGGAGGAGAACTTTCCGATCAATTGATCCAGAATTCTTTGCGTTATCCGGCGGTGTATTTGGGGCAGGCTTCAAATGGGGATTTTGGCATTGGTCCTGAGAGTGGAGGTACTCCTGTCTCTTGGTTACAGTCAGCCTCTTACCTGAAGAACCCAGAATCAAGAATGGGCGTCAATATTAGGTTAGCCTGGGAGCCGATAAAAGGGCTGGTGCTAACTGGAATCGGAGGTTATAATTTTACCTTGCTTGAGGAACGCTCTTATTTGGCCTCTCAGAGACTCAATGATGAGGTGTACCTTGCCCAATCCTATTTGAATCAGTACAGCAACAAAGAGGTGTATAAAACCACCCAGTTTTTAGCAGAGTATACCAAGGAGATAAATAATAATCCTTTGGACCTCCTGGTGGGCTACTCCTTCGAAAACCAAATCCTTAGTTACTTTAATGGTTACCGTCAGGATTTTCCAAGTAATGACTATACCGTGCTTGGCATGGGAGGTGCAGACAACCAGCTTTCAGGAGGGTATGACGATGAGTGGGCGATACAGTCTTTGTTTTCGAGAGTAAGGTACAATCATGATGAGAAGTACTTGGTCGAAGCCACAGTCCGCTATGATGGCTCTTCAAGATTTCCCGAAAGCAACAAATATGCCCTCTTCCCTTCAATGGCCTTGGGGTGGAGGCTTTCGGAAGAGAATTTTTTCCAAAATGTAAACTGGGTATCCGATCTTAAGCTAAAAGCTTCTTGGGGGGTATTGGGCAATCAGAATATTGGCAATTATCCTTACCAAAGAGTGTTGCAGTCAGGGAGGAATTACCCTATTGGGGGTGGCATAGCGACTGGCGCGGCTTATTCCACGTACAAAGACGCAAATATTAAGTGGGAATCCACCACCACTACGGATGTTGGGTTTGAAGCTGGTTTTTTGGAAGGGAAGCTCACCTTAAATGCCACTTATTTCAATAGGGCCACTACTGATATTTTGTTCCAGCCTTCCGCCAGTGTGTCTACCGTCTTGGGGGTCAGTATGAGCGAAACCAATACCGGTGAAGCCAAAAACTCAGGATTCGAATTTGATTTGGGATACCGAAATAGCAGCGGAGATTTTGAGTATTCTTTTGCAGGAAATTTTTCCTTGATCAATAACGAAGTAGTAACCCTTGGATTAGGTAATGTGGAGCAACCGAACGGATTTGTAGGGAATGGTTCCAACCTGTTTATTGGATACCCCATGGAAATGTATTATGGCTATCAATCAGACGGGGTTTTTCTTAACCCAGAGGACATAGGTGATTGGGCGGATCAGACTGCAGTCAATCCAAATCCTCAAGAAGGGGATATTCGGTACATGGACATCAGTGGTCCGGATGGAGTGCCAGACGGGCAAGTAGATCCTACATATGACCGAACCTATTTAGGAAGCCGTATTCCAAAATACACCTTTGGATTTAGTTTTGGCCTAAAATACAAAAGCTTTGATTTCTCTGCTTTGATGCAAGGTGCGGCGGGAGTAAAAGGACTGTTGAATAACTATGCAGGATGGGCCTTTTATAACTTAGGTAATATCCAAAGATGGCAGATGGAGGGACGGTTTGATCCGAACAACCCTCAGCGTTACCCCGATTATCCCCGACTGGAGGTCATCACGAATAGTGGCACACCCAATACGGTGCTTTCAGATTTTTGGGTAATGAATGCGGCTTACCTTAGAGTGAAAAACCTACAGCTTGGCTATACCCTTCCCGAGGCGGCTGTTGAGAGAATAGGGCTTCAAAATGCGCGACTGTATTTGAGTGGAGAAAATCTTCTCTCCTTTAACTCCTACAGGCAGGGATGGGATCCGGAAATCAATACTTCCGGTGCATACTATCCTATCTTGGCAACTTATACTTTAGGTGTAAATATTAAATTCTAA
- a CDS encoding FecR family protein — MHKNLVNIDFSILWKKVHDSLSEEEEEQFKAWIEENADHQAYFQHLANFYKNGSQFKVEDGIAKKSWPEFTGRLHPSKKRKWRIGSYAASIAAGFALLLVLAAILKPSLYINDSKENKEAIIGPGTEKAILLMDDGTSYDLSSMTSLDLEDGGAQITSQGKSLQYKMDESADVEVKYNTLLVPRGAVFTLSLVDGTQVWLNSGSTLRYPTAFTGQEREVELSGEAYFEVTKNPDSPFRVIADQQIVEVLGTAFNISSYKEEPSVLTTLVEGKVNVFVQDKPLQKQVLTPSEQSMWVKGEKRIEKRTVDVREYIAWKDGWFYFKEKPLGEIMESLARWYDVEVKFENQKTKELPFTGRIRKHEDLKEVLVLLEKTRDVQIEIERRTIIIK; from the coding sequence GTGCATAAAAATCTGGTAAATATTGACTTTTCTATTCTTTGGAAGAAGGTGCATGATTCACTGAGCGAAGAGGAAGAAGAACAATTCAAGGCATGGATTGAAGAAAATGCTGATCATCAAGCTTATTTTCAGCATTTGGCCAACTTCTACAAGAACGGGTCTCAGTTTAAGGTTGAAGATGGAATAGCGAAGAAAAGTTGGCCCGAGTTTACTGGTAGACTACATCCTTCCAAGAAAAGAAAATGGCGCATCGGCAGTTATGCTGCTTCAATCGCCGCAGGTTTTGCCTTGTTGCTGGTATTGGCAGCGATACTGAAGCCTTCCTTGTATATTAATGACTCCAAAGAAAATAAGGAGGCCATCATTGGGCCAGGGACCGAAAAGGCTATTCTCCTGATGGATGACGGGACCTCTTATGATCTTTCGTCCATGACGTCCCTGGACCTGGAAGATGGAGGGGCTCAGATCACAAGCCAAGGAAAATCCCTTCAATATAAGATGGATGAATCTGCGGATGTTGAAGTAAAATACAATACACTTTTAGTCCCCCGAGGAGCTGTTTTTACCCTTAGCTTGGTGGACGGAACCCAAGTTTGGCTCAACTCAGGTTCTACGCTGAGATATCCTACTGCCTTTACTGGCCAAGAAAGAGAGGTGGAATTAAGTGGTGAGGCCTATTTTGAGGTGACCAAAAACCCCGACAGCCCTTTTCGAGTAATAGCAGACCAGCAAATCGTAGAAGTGCTAGGGACAGCATTTAACATTTCCTCTTATAAAGAAGAGCCTTCTGTCCTTACCACCTTGGTAGAGGGGAAGGTAAACGTATTTGTTCAGGATAAGCCCCTACAAAAGCAAGTTTTGACGCCTAGTGAGCAAAGCATGTGGGTCAAAGGAGAAAAACGTATCGAAAAAAGGACCGTTGACGTCCGCGAATATATCGCTTGGAAAGATGGGTGGTTTTACTTTAAAGAAAAACCTTTAGGGGAAATCATGGAGTCCCTTGCCCGCTGGTATGATGTGGAAGTGAAGTTTGAAAACCAGAAAACAAAGGAGCTTCCTTTTACGGGGCGGATTAGAAAACACGAAGACCTGAAAGAAGTATTGGTTTTATTGGAAAAAACCCGAGATGTACAAATCGAAATAGAAAGGAGGACCATTATTATAAAATAA
- a CDS encoding RNA polymerase sigma factor codes for MRIEDKILLREIQKQNKDVFEALFNDYYPSLLRYAEGFVFEGGLCEDIVQNIFVHIWEQAEYLTITTSFKSYLYASVRNRCLNHIRNLKIQDKHHLLYLEASLNDSDVDWEEAEINKKVESAIEALPPRIGEIFRLKYMEEKSVREIAQQLEISENTIKTHLLRAKGKLRKSLRESLNLNFFL; via the coding sequence TTGAGAATAGAGGATAAAATACTATTAAGGGAAATTCAAAAACAAAACAAAGATGTTTTCGAAGCGCTTTTTAACGACTATTACCCGAGTCTGTTGAGGTATGCAGAGGGGTTTGTGTTTGAGGGTGGATTATGCGAGGATATCGTTCAGAATATCTTTGTGCATATTTGGGAACAAGCTGAATATTTAACTATTACTACTTCCTTTAAATCCTACCTCTATGCATCCGTCCGCAACCGCTGCCTAAACCATATTAGAAATCTTAAGATCCAGGACAAGCACCATTTGCTTTATTTGGAGGCAAGTTTAAACGACTCTGATGTAGATTGGGAAGAGGCAGAGATCAACAAAAAAGTCGAAAGTGCCATTGAAGCGCTGCCTCCTAGAATTGGTGAGATTTTCCGGCTGAAGTACATGGAAGAGAAATCCGTACGAGAAATCGCCCAGCAGCTTGAGATTTCCGAAAATACCATCAAAACGCATCTGCTTAGGGCCAAGGGGAAATTGAGGAAATCACTGAGGGAATCCTTGAATTTGAATTTTTTCCTATAA